One stretch of Methanobacteriaceae archaeon DNA includes these proteins:
- a CDS encoding GNAT family N-acetyltransferase, with translation MDNIRIRTAKEDDFKAIFQIANNCRPMVSERISIYHIFTKFFQNTVFIAEKVQNNKVIMIGVLIGFISQSNRSECYIHLLCVDPKHRGEGTAFNLIQNFLDVVSQMGCKKVYLITKPINQKAISFYKKLGFNTEVPDSKIVKFVNLNLFKDYDGFGEHMIVFVKDIE, from the coding sequence ATGGATAATATTAGAATAAGAACCGCAAAAGAGGATGATTTCAAGGCTATATTTCAAATAGCCAATAATTGTAGGCCTATGGTATCTGAAAGAATTTCTATTTATCATATTTTCACTAAATTTTTTCAAAATACAGTTTTTATCGCTGAAAAGGTTCAAAATAATAAGGTGATAATGATTGGGGTTTTAATTGGTTTTATTTCTCAATCAAATCGTTCTGAATGTTATATTCATCTTCTGTGTGTTGACCCAAAACATAGGGGTGAAGGTACGGCTTTTAATTTAATTCAAAATTTCCTCGATGTTGTATCTCAAATGGGATGTAAAAAAGTTTATTTAATTACCAAACCCATTAATCAAAAAGCAATATCTTTCTATAAAAAATTAGGGTTTAATACGGAAGTTCCAGATTCTAAAATAGTTAAATTTGTAAATTTAAATTTATTTAAGGATTATGATGGCTTTGGAGAACATATGATTGTTTTTGTAAAGGATATTGAATAA
- the pheT gene encoding phenylalanine--tRNA ligase subunit beta has protein sequence MPVITFDYKDLEELGIEISKEKLIDILPMMGSDIEDFDDESIKVEFFPNRPDQLSVEGVARSLKGFLGIEKGMPIYPVKDSGLEVFVDEKITNIRPYISFALIKNIKMDEKKLKQIMEFQEDLHWVIGRDRKKVAIGIHNLDVIEGPFYYNAMKGNEICFTPLESISEMTPLEVIQEHPKGVKYAHLMEKFEAYPIIMDKYNNVLSMPPIINGELTKLTEETVNVLVDVTGTDQKAVDYALNIICASFGEVGGEIESLQIVYPDRTVITPDFKPKTKTLSVAKTCQYSGLDLDAEQIKDLIAKARMDAEIISEDELKVTIPVYRVDILHEADLIENVAVEYCFNNIESYLPDIATIANENKWYTSDNLLREVMVGLGFQEIMSLMLTSEEKHYHNLRLEEDERVEVSQPISQDRTMIRKSLLNGLMEFLEDNKHEELPQKIFEIGDVIYIDEGAETCTKVSKKIAGAIIHSHANFTEIKSTVASFLENTGYTLNIEPFDHPSFINGRCAKVNSGQIDGKNSIEGFFGEIHPEVITNFNMEYPIVAFELELIGK, from the coding sequence ATGCCAGTTATAACATTTGATTATAAAGATTTAGAAGAATTAGGCATTGAAATAAGCAAAGAAAAACTTATTGACATATTACCCATGATGGGAAGTGATATTGAAGACTTTGATGATGAAAGCATTAAAGTAGAATTCTTTCCCAACCGACCAGACCAATTATCTGTAGAAGGAGTGGCTCGAAGCTTAAAGGGATTTTTAGGCATAGAAAAAGGAATGCCCATTTACCCAGTAAAAGATTCTGGCCTGGAAGTTTTTGTAGATGAGAAAATAACTAATATTCGCCCATATATCAGTTTTGCCCTCATAAAAAACATCAAAATGGATGAAAAAAAGTTAAAACAAATCATGGAATTCCAGGAAGATCTTCACTGGGTAATTGGTAGAGATAGGAAAAAAGTAGCCATTGGAATCCATAATTTAGATGTTATAGAAGGCCCATTTTATTATAATGCCATGAAAGGTAATGAAATCTGTTTCACACCCCTGGAGTCCATATCAGAAATGACACCATTAGAAGTGATTCAGGAACATCCCAAAGGTGTGAAATACGCCCATTTAATGGAAAAATTCGAGGCATATCCCATTATTATGGATAAATATAACAATGTCCTGTCCATGCCACCTATAATTAATGGTGAGCTTACTAAACTAACCGAAGAGACAGTAAACGTTCTGGTTGATGTGACTGGTACTGATCAAAAGGCAGTGGACTATGCCCTAAACATTATCTGTGCTTCCTTTGGAGAAGTTGGTGGAGAAATAGAATCACTGCAAATAGTCTATCCAGATCGAACCGTGATTACCCCCGATTTTAAACCTAAAACCAAGACTTTAAGTGTAGCCAAAACATGTCAATACAGTGGCCTGGACCTGGATGCTGAACAAATTAAAGATCTAATTGCTAAAGCCAGAATGGACGCTGAAATAATTTCAGAAGACGAACTAAAAGTTACTATTCCGGTTTACCGGGTTGATATCCTCCATGAAGCAGATTTAATTGAAAATGTGGCAGTGGAATATTGTTTCAATAATATTGAATCATATTTACCTGATATTGCCACCATAGCTAATGAAAATAAGTGGTACACCTCAGACAATCTCTTAAGGGAAGTTATGGTGGGCCTGGGCTTCCAGGAAATTATGAGCTTAATGTTGACCAGTGAAGAAAAACATTACCATAATTTGAGGTTGGAAGAGGACGAAAGGGTGGAAGTTTCACAACCTATTTCCCAGGACCGAACCATGATTCGTAAAAGTCTTTTAAATGGATTAATGGAGTTTTTAGAAGATAATAAGCACGAAGAACTGCCACAGAAAATATTTGAAATTGGTGATGTTATCTATATTGATGAAGGAGCTGAAACCTGCACCAAAGTCAGTAAAAAAATAGCTGGGGCCATAATTCATTCCCATGCTAATTTCACAGAAATAAAATCTACCGTGGCCTCATTTTTAGAAAATACTGGCTACACTTTAAATATAGAACCCTTTGACCACCCTTCTTTTATAAATGGCCGCTGTGCTAAAGTGAATAGTGGGCAGATTGATGGAAAAAATAGTATTGAAGGTTTCTTTGGAGAAATACACCCAGAAGTCATAACCAATTTCAATATGGAATATCCAATTGTGGCCTTTGAGTTGGAATTAATTGGAAAATAG
- a CDS encoding DUF1890 domain-containing protein — translation MKKALILLGCPESPAQTPMALYASYKLKKAGYDVTVVSNPSAMRLLDVSDPEEVYVQNKTDIESCIENLNEGDFDLLLGFVHKDAAVAYFVTFYHILKTKSMALIFEKDAALLENFEKQVAENTEAQIVSARAYHNPTPIRVKLDKAIKSLED, via the coding sequence ATGAAAAAGGCACTTATACTTCTGGGCTGCCCAGAATCACCGGCTCAAACCCCCATGGCACTTTATGCATCTTATAAGCTTAAAAAAGCAGGATATGATGTTACAGTGGTTAGTAACCCTTCTGCAATGAGGCTGCTAGACGTTTCAGATCCAGAAGAGGTTTATGTTCAAAATAAAACTGATATTGAATCCTGTATTGAAAACTTAAATGAAGGGGATTTCGACCTTCTCTTAGGCTTTGTCCACAAGGATGCTGCAGTTGCCTATTTTGTAACTTTTTATCATATTTTAAAAACCAAATCCATGGCATTAATCTTTGAAAAAGATGCTGCTTTGTTGGAAAACTTTGAAAAACAGGTTGCTGAAAATACCGAGGCCCAGATAGTTTCTGCGAGGGCTTATCACAATCCAACACCTATCCGAGTCAAACTGGATAAGGCTATTAAGAGCTTGGAGGATTAA
- a CDS encoding valine--tRNA ligase, with the protein MTVDDIPKDYDHKKEEYWQKTWQKNQLHKFIGDGTRPRYIIDTPPPYPTGSIHMGHVLNWAYIDMNARFKRMKGFDVMFPQGWDCHGLPTEVKVEETNNIKKNDVSREEFRQMCVDLTRDNIAMMKTQMQSMGFSQDWSREFVTMTPEYMHKTQLSFLKMFEKGLIYQGIHPVNWCPRCETAIAFAEVEYQENETYLNYLEFPAEDGEKGVMIATTRPELLSACVAVVVHPDDERYHDLTGRKVQIPIFGRNVKIITDTEVDPEFGTGAVMICTFGDKTDVSWVNKYDLDIIEAIDEKGIMTEVAGKYQGLTMPQCKQQTIEDLEKEGFLVKKENVDQNVGQCWRCKTPIEILVKKQWFVAVKELSKEVEEAANTMDWIPEHMKIRLLNWSESMEWDWCISRQRIFATPIPVWYCKDCGKVHVASAEMIPIDPTQKQPKNPCECGCSEFLGEEDVLDTWMDSSISPLSIAGWPDPIYENYFPADLRPQGHDIIRTWAFYTTLRCKALTGKEPFSQIVVNGMVFGEDGHKMSKSRGNVIAPEVVLEDYGTDALRLWASNSVPGSDVPFAWKDVKYGYKFLRKFWNAFRFISMHIFDFDGEEKQIKQNLNPMDSWILSKLNQLVLDSTEAMENFNFAQVVNKTQSFIWHDFCDEYIESVKYRLYGDKASPESKQAAQYTLKTVVETSLKILSPITPHFTEEVYQHLGYDSSIHQTSWPEVQTDLINAEMEKQGDVGVEIIGELRRFKSSSKIPLNAQLKSTIIYTTNSGIYEEIEPLLMDIKGTLNILDLKLETGKPDTQEIVVEITPLMSKIGPEFKGDAPKILGYLQSREPQEIAQTLVNDGEIIIEGHKITEDYMTMKKESVGKTGEKVEIIHPEKMDIVLEIVIR; encoded by the coding sequence ATGACAGTTGATGATATTCCAAAGGATTACGACCACAAAAAAGAAGAATATTGGCAGAAAACATGGCAAAAAAATCAACTTCACAAGTTCATTGGTGATGGAACCCGCCCTAGATACATAATTGACACCCCACCACCATATCCTACTGGTTCTATTCACATGGGCCACGTTTTAAACTGGGCTTACATTGATATGAATGCTCGTTTTAAAAGGATGAAAGGTTTCGATGTGATGTTTCCACAAGGATGGGATTGTCACGGCCTTCCCACAGAAGTGAAAGTGGAAGAAACCAATAATATTAAGAAAAATGACGTTTCTCGTGAAGAATTTAGGCAGATGTGTGTAGATTTGACCCGGGACAATATTGCTATGATGAAAACTCAGATGCAGTCCATGGGATTTTCACAGGACTGGAGCAGGGAATTTGTAACCATGACTCCAGAATACATGCACAAAACCCAGTTATCTTTCCTTAAAATGTTTGAAAAGGGCCTGATTTACCAGGGAATTCACCCAGTTAACTGGTGTCCTCGTTGTGAGACGGCTATTGCCTTTGCTGAGGTAGAATATCAGGAAAATGAAACTTACTTAAACTACTTGGAGTTTCCGGCAGAAGACGGCGAAAAAGGAGTAATGATTGCTACTACTCGTCCAGAACTCTTATCTGCATGTGTGGCGGTGGTAGTACATCCAGATGATGAAAGATATCATGATTTAACTGGTAGGAAAGTTCAAATCCCTATATTCGGCAGGAACGTAAAAATAATCACGGATACTGAGGTAGACCCGGAATTTGGTACGGGAGCAGTCATGATCTGTACCTTTGGTGATAAAACAGATGTTTCTTGGGTCAATAAATATGATCTGGATATTATAGAGGCCATTGATGAGAAAGGAATAATGACTGAAGTTGCTGGAAAATATCAGGGACTCACCATGCCTCAATGTAAACAACAGACCATTGAAGATCTGGAAAAAGAAGGATTTTTAGTTAAAAAGGAAAATGTAGACCAGAATGTTGGCCAATGCTGGAGATGTAAAACTCCTATTGAAATTTTAGTCAAAAAACAATGGTTTGTAGCTGTAAAAGAACTCTCCAAAGAAGTAGAAGAAGCAGCCAATACTATGGATTGGATTCCTGAGCACATGAAAATTAGATTACTTAATTGGTCGGAATCTATGGAATGGGACTGGTGTATTTCCCGTCAGAGGATTTTTGCCACACCAATTCCAGTATGGTACTGTAAAGACTGTGGGAAAGTTCATGTAGCATCTGCGGAAATGATTCCTATTGATCCCACTCAAAAACAACCAAAAAACCCATGTGAATGTGGTTGCAGTGAGTTTTTAGGTGAAGAAGATGTTTTAGATACCTGGATGGACAGTTCCATATCTCCTTTATCCATTGCTGGATGGCCAGATCCTATTTATGAAAATTACTTCCCTGCAGATTTAAGGCCACAAGGACACGATATTATTCGGACCTGGGCTTTTTACACTACTTTAAGATGCAAAGCACTCACTGGAAAAGAACCATTCTCTCAAATTGTGGTTAATGGTATGGTTTTCGGTGAAGACGGTCATAAAATGAGTAAATCCCGAGGCAATGTAATTGCTCCAGAAGTCGTTTTAGAAGATTATGGTACAGATGCACTCCGATTATGGGCCTCCAACAGTGTGCCTGGTTCTGATGTTCCTTTTGCCTGGAAAGATGTTAAATATGGATATAAATTTTTGAGAAAGTTCTGGAATGCATTTAGATTTATCAGTATGCATATTTTTGACTTTGATGGGGAAGAAAAACAGATTAAACAGAATCTTAACCCCATGGATAGCTGGATTTTATCTAAGCTCAATCAATTAGTATTGGATTCAACTGAGGCCATGGAAAATTTCAACTTCGCCCAAGTAGTCAATAAAACTCAGAGCTTTATCTGGCACGATTTCTGTGATGAATACATAGAATCGGTTAAATACAGGCTTTATGGGGATAAAGCCAGCCCTGAATCAAAACAGGCAGCTCAGTACACCTTAAAAACGGTGGTTGAAACTTCATTAAAGATATTGTCCCCTATAACTCCTCACTTTACAGAAGAAGTTTATCAACATTTAGGATATGATTCCAGTATCCATCAAACTTCCTGGCCTGAAGTTCAAACTGATTTAATCAATGCTGAGATGGAAAAACAGGGCGATGTGGGAGTGGAAATAATTGGAGAGCTTAGAAGGTTTAAATCATCCTCTAAAATACCTTTAAATGCTCAATTGAAGTCAACTATTATTTATACTACCAATTCTGGAATTTATGAAGAGATTGAACCATTATTAATGGATATTAAAGGAACTCTCAATATTCTGGATTTGAAACTGGAAACTGGAAAACCAGATACTCAGGAGATTGTGGTGGAAATCACCCCACTTATGAGTAAAATTGGCCCGGAATTTAAGGGAGACGCTCCTAAGATATTAGGATATTTACAATCTAGAGAACCTCAGGAAATCGCCCAAACCCTGGTAAATGATGGAGAAATCATCATTGAAGGCCATAAAATTACCGAAGATTACATGACTATGAAAAAAGAGTCAGTAGGCAAAACTGGGGAAAAAGTAGAGATTATACATCCTGAAAAGATGGATATTGTATTGGAAATTGTTATTAGATAA
- a CDS encoding DUF1894 domain-containing protein, with product MSFCLETYLQQSDDYDILVKQSGFKDCAKLIEEKAKSIVYINPGEKILGARIIGLPPIPIGVDDEKGTVMMPYTKPCYGTAVVELPVEVEEIDKIRAVSIKK from the coding sequence ATGTCATTTTGCCTGGAAACTTATCTTCAACAATCTGATGATTATGATATTTTAGTTAAACAATCAGGATTCAAGGACTGTGCTAAACTTATAGAAGAAAAGGCCAAAAGCATTGTTTATATCAATCCTGGTGAAAAAATACTTGGTGCTCGTATTATTGGCCTACCACCTATTCCCATTGGTGTTGATGATGAGAAAGGAACAGTCATGATGCCGTATACTAAACCATGTTATGGTACTGCAGTGGTGGAATTGCCGGTTGAGGTGGAAGAGATTGATAAGATAAGAGCAGTTTCTATTAAGAAATAG
- a CDS encoding head GIN domain-containing protein has product MKKYLFLIFILGVVVAASGCIGGTGSGNVINETPKVSGFNQVALDGIGTLIITQGNTESLTLEAEDNVIPHIKTTVKDNRLQISYDNAGTPTPTNPVKLHLTVKNISSIDISGAGKLNANNLSTDNLNLFVNGAAEGNLTNINMNTLVLTISGAGKLSASGNVDTQTITINGAGEFNAPSLLSQSTTITINGAGKGTVNANKTLNAIINGAGQVNFFGNPQITKQINGVGKINHLVH; this is encoded by the coding sequence TTGAAAAAATATCTGTTTTTGATTTTTATTTTAGGAGTAGTAGTTGCGGCATCAGGTTGTATTGGGGGAACCGGATCTGGAAATGTGATTAATGAAACACCAAAAGTAAGTGGATTTAATCAAGTTGCACTTGATGGTATCGGCACACTAATAATAACCCAGGGAAACACAGAATCATTGACTTTAGAAGCAGAAGACAATGTAATTCCACATATAAAAACCACGGTTAAAGATAATAGGCTTCAAATTTCTTATGACAATGCAGGTACCCCCACACCAACAAACCCCGTGAAATTACACTTAACTGTTAAAAATATAAGTTCTATAGATATCTCCGGGGCTGGAAAATTAAATGCTAATAATCTAAGCACTGATAACTTAAATTTATTTGTGAATGGAGCAGCAGAGGGCAATTTAACAAATATTAATATGAATACATTAGTTTTAACTATTTCTGGCGCTGGGAAACTTAGTGCAAGTGGAAACGTAGATACACAGACCATAACTATCAATGGGGCCGGTGAATTTAATGCTCCATCTTTATTAAGTCAAAGTACAACAATTACTATAAATGGAGCAGGAAAAGGGACTGTTAATGCTAATAAAACGTTAAATGCTATAATAAACGGGGCCGGGCAAGTAAATTTCTTTGGAAATCCTCAGATAACCAAACAAATCAATGGTGTAGGTAAAATAAATCATTTGGTGCATTAA
- a CDS encoding secondary thiamine-phosphate synthase enzyme YjbQ, whose product MKIITDEINIETSKRLEIIDISSKIAEIVNSFGMKNGLLNIFTRHSTSAIVINENEPRLIKDFENLLIKIVPENETYGHNTIDNNAAAHLRSFLLGGSQPIPLNNGQLDLGIWQSIFFVELDGPRNRKVKITIMGQ is encoded by the coding sequence ATGAAAATTATCACTGATGAAATTAATATTGAAACTTCTAAAAGGCTGGAGATAATAGATATAAGTTCTAAAATTGCTGAAATTGTTAATTCATTTGGAATGAAAAATGGATTGCTCAATATATTCACCAGACATTCCACTTCGGCCATTGTCATTAATGAAAATGAGCCTAGGCTAATTAAAGACTTTGAAAATCTTTTAATAAAAATCGTACCTGAAAATGAAACTTATGGCCACAATACAATCGATAATAATGCGGCGGCCCATCTTCGATCATTTTTACTGGGTGGCAGTCAGCCCATACCATTGAATAATGGCCAGCTAGATTTAGGTATCTGGCAAAGTATCTTTTTTGTGGAATTGGATGGTCCCAGAAACAGAAAAGTTAAAATTACAATCATGGGCCAGTAA
- the mch gene encoding methenyltetrahydromethanopterin cyclohydrolase: MVSVNLEAKKTVDEMIAKADSLNIKVEKLDNGSTVIDCGVNVAGSLKAGELYTKVCLGGLAEVGISIPGDLSESFALPSVKIKTNSPAISTLGAQKAGWSVSVGDFFALGSGPARALAKKPAETYKEIGYEDDADIGILTLEADKLPGTDVTDKIAEDCGISSENVFVLVAPTSSLVGSIQIAGRVVENGTYKMLEALHFDVTKVKFAAGIAPIAPVDPDGLKAMGKTNDAVLFGGRTYYYIESEEGDDIKALAEQLPSSASEGYGKPFYDIFKEAEYDFYKIDKGMFAPAEVVINDLRTGELFRAGSVNVDLLKKSFGL, from the coding sequence ATGGTTAGTGTTAACTTAGAAGCAAAAAAAACCGTAGATGAAATGATTGCAAAAGCTGACTCGCTTAATATTAAAGTAGAAAAATTGGACAATGGTTCTACTGTAATTGACTGTGGAGTGAACGTAGCTGGTAGTTTAAAGGCAGGAGAATTATACACCAAGGTATGTCTTGGAGGCCTGGCCGAAGTAGGAATATCTATTCCTGGAGACTTATCAGAAAGCTTTGCCTTACCATCTGTTAAAATTAAAACCAATTCTCCGGCTATTTCCACTTTAGGAGCACAAAAAGCTGGATGGTCTGTAAGTGTAGGAGACTTCTTTGCCTTAGGTTCTGGACCTGCTCGTGCTTTAGCTAAAAAACCAGCGGAAACTTATAAAGAAATTGGATATGAAGACGATGCAGATATAGGTATTTTAACTTTAGAAGCTGACAAGCTTCCTGGAACTGATGTCACTGATAAAATTGCTGAAGATTGTGGCATATCCTCAGAAAACGTCTTTGTCCTGGTAGCCCCTACTTCTTCCCTGGTTGGTTCCATCCAAATTGCAGGAAGAGTTGTAGAAAACGGTACCTACAAAATGTTGGAAGCACTTCACTTTGATGTCACTAAAGTGAAATTCGCTGCAGGTATTGCTCCTATTGCTCCAGTTGACCCGGATGGCCTTAAAGCTATGGGAAAAACAAATGATGCTGTTTTATTCGGTGGAAGAACTTACTACTACATTGAATCTGAAGAAGGCGATGATATTAAAGCATTAGCTGAACAATTACCATCTTCTGCATCTGAAGGATATGGAAAGCCATTCTATGACATATTCAAAGAAGCGGAATACGATTTCTACAAAATAGACAAAGGCATGTTTGCCCCTGCTGAAGTTGTTATTAACGACTTGCGGACTGGAGAACTATTTAGGGCCGGATCTGTTAATGTAGATCTTCTAAAGAAGTCCTTTGGATTATAA
- a CDS encoding thymidylate synthase, whose amino-acid sequence MAVLIEVSEIVEGWEKLVKKIMKEGAEIRDERGSLTKELLNVMVSIKNPLGKSQSNNFYLNNLTDKLAGIKDIRVPEGYFWRGEKLETYSEQFISADLQGFIYTYGNRLRAHFNDVDQIQEAIERLKNCQESRRAISVTWDPNMDTKSDEVPCMILVDFKIRDNKLQTTALWRSHDIYGAWFPNAVGLTYLAQYVAGEVGLDLGSVTIHSISAHIYEVNFSEAYNY is encoded by the coding sequence ATGGCTGTTTTGATTGAAGTTTCAGAGATTGTAGAGGGCTGGGAAAAGTTGGTCAAGAAAATTATGAAAGAAGGAGCTGAAATTAGGGATGAGCGAGGCTCTCTCACCAAAGAACTTTTAAATGTCATGGTTTCCATTAAAAATCCATTAGGTAAATCTCAATCCAATAATTTTTATCTTAATAATTTAACCGATAAATTAGCAGGTATAAAAGATATAAGGGTTCCTGAAGGCTATTTCTGGAGAGGAGAAAAGTTAGAAACTTATTCTGAACAGTTTATTAGTGCTGACCTTCAGGGATTTATATATACCTATGGAAATCGTCTAAGAGCACATTTCAATGATGTTGATCAAATTCAAGAAGCAATAGAACGCTTAAAAAATTGTCAAGAATCAAGAAGGGCCATTTCAGTTACCTGGGACCCTAATATGGATACTAAAAGCGATGAAGTACCATGCATGATTCTAGTAGACTTTAAAATCCGAGATAATAAACTTCAAACCACTGCTTTATGGAGATCCCATGATATTTATGGGGCTTGGTTCCCTAATGCCGTTGGTTTAACCTATCTGGCCCAGTATGTGGCCGGAGAAGTGGGCCTGGACTTAGGTTCGGTTACTATTCATTCCATTAGTGCCCATATCTATGAGGTTAACTTCAGTGAGGCCTATAATTATTGA
- a CDS encoding methionine synthase: protein MLTTVVGSYPAPPQPPQSVGEKLSNFIGSYDPYKSAIALAVSHQIKAGVDLVSDGQVRGDMIEIFARSIPGMVIEDNNCKIKNKISPPLKSIGAEDLKLAIKIMENTLGEMDLSEKDLAQKGVKGIITGPTTMVYSSRLDGFYSNDKKDKAVLDMAQALKKEAKYLEDAGASIIQLDEPFISTGMVNVATARKAIEIISRDLKVPVAMHVCGDLEQVFDKILKFKVDIIDCEFAGIARNVQLLESQTSFHGKKIGFGSVDTKKESIETVDEIKKLIKMGMDIIGQENMLVDPDCGMRMLPYESAFYKLKNMVEATKSLS, encoded by the coding sequence ATGCTAACTACAGTAGTGGGAAGTTACCCTGCACCCCCTCAACCTCCCCAATCAGTGGGAGAAAAATTATCAAATTTCATAGGAAGCTATGACCCATATAAATCAGCCATAGCTCTAGCAGTGTCCCATCAGATAAAAGCTGGTGTGGATTTAGTTTCTGATGGCCAGGTAAGAGGGGACATGATTGAAATTTTTGCCAGGTCCATCCCCGGAATGGTTATAGAGGACAATAACTGCAAAATAAAGAATAAAATTAGCCCACCATTGAAATCTATTGGTGCAGAAGATCTGAAATTGGCCATTAAAATCATGGAAAATACATTGGGTGAAATGGACCTTTCTGAAAAAGATTTGGCCCAAAAAGGAGTTAAAGGAATAATAACTGGCCCTACGACCATGGTTTATTCTTCGCGTCTGGATGGATTTTATAGCAATGATAAAAAAGATAAAGCCGTTTTGGACATGGCCCAGGCCCTTAAAAAAGAAGCTAAATATCTGGAAGATGCAGGAGCATCAATTATTCAGTTAGATGAACCCTTTATTTCCACAGGAATGGTGAATGTTGCCACTGCTCGCAAGGCGATAGAAATAATCTCTAGAGATTTAAAAGTTCCTGTTGCGATGCATGTTTGTGGGGACTTGGAACAGGTTTTTGATAAAATTTTGAAATTTAAAGTGGATATTATTGACTGTGAATTTGCAGGAATTGCTCGTAATGTCCAGCTTTTAGAAAGTCAAACTAGTTTTCACGGGAAAAAAATTGGATTTGGAAGTGTAGATACTAAAAAAGAATCCATAGAAACCGTGGATGAAATCAAAAAATTGATTAAGATGGGGATGGATATTATTGGTCAGGAAAATATGTTAGTGGATCCGGACTGTGGAATGAGGATGCTGCCATACGAATCAGCCTTTTACAAGTTGAAAAACATGGTTGAAGCTACTAAATCATTATCTTAA
- a CDS encoding MBL fold metallo-hydrolase — MIESKLRPADRVEITVLIDNYVDMLLGQNSKICQRPTFSTEDIFMAEHGLACVIKVFEGCEEHIILMDFGISSKSLLHNAKILNIDLEKIDVTVLSHGHFDHTGGIFEFMNQFNGTPLIIHPDAFLQRRLNNPDVGPVDRPKLEEESLKEAGAVIVKSEGPTWIASDLVMVTGQVERKTSFEKGFPWAEAKIDGEWIVDPINDDQGIVINLKNKGLIVISGCAHAGIINTVKYSQKIAQNDKVHAVLGGFHLTGPLFESIIQPTIDEMKRINPDYVVPMHCTGWDAINQFKAEMPDQVILNTVGTTYIFE; from the coding sequence ATGATTGAATCAAAACTAAGGCCAGCAGATCGAGTAGAAATCACAGTTCTGATTGATAATTATGTTGATATGCTTTTAGGTCAAAATTCTAAAATATGCCAGAGACCGACCTTTTCCACAGAAGATATATTCATGGCGGAACACGGTCTGGCTTGTGTCATAAAAGTTTTTGAAGGTTGTGAGGAACATATCATACTCATGGATTTTGGAATATCATCTAAATCATTATTACACAATGCAAAGATATTAAATATTGATTTAGAAAAAATTGATGTAACTGTTTTAAGTCATGGACACTTTGATCATACTGGGGGAATTTTTGAGTTCATGAATCAATTTAATGGCACCCCACTTATTATCCATCCAGATGCTTTTCTGCAACGCCGTTTAAATAACCCTGATGTGGGCCCGGTGGATAGGCCTAAACTTGAAGAAGAATCTTTAAAAGAAGCGGGAGCTGTAATTGTTAAATCTGAGGGCCCAACTTGGATTGCTTCTGATTTAGTAATGGTTACTGGCCAAGTGGAAAGGAAAACTTCATTTGAAAAAGGTTTTCCATGGGCTGAGGCCAAAATTGACGGTGAATGGATAGTAGATCCCATTAATGATGATCAGGGAATTGTCATAAATCTCAAAAACAAAGGTTTGATTGTTATTAGTGGTTGTGCCCATGCAGGAATTATCAATACTGTAAAATATTCTCAAAAAATTGCCCAAAATGATAAAGTTCATGCTGTTTTAGGTGGTTTCCATCTAACTGGGCCGTTATTTGAATCAATAATTCAACCCACTATTGATGAGATGAAAAGGATAAATCCAGATTATGTGGTGCCTATGCACTGCACTGGATGGGATGCTATTAATCAATTCAAAGCAGAAATGCCAGATCAAGTTATTTTAAATACTGTGGGAACTACTTACATTTTTGAATAA